In one window of Methanosarcina vacuolata Z-761 DNA:
- the purQ gene encoding phosphoribosylformylglycinamidine synthase subunit PurQ: MKIAILQFGGTNCDQDVLHVLKDVVGVDAETVWYKQEDLTGFDGVVVPGGFSYGDYLRAGAIAARTPIMNSVKKLAAEGKPVLGICNGFQILTEARVLEGALTTNEYPKFRCHWTNLRVETVDTPFTSKFRKGEVIRMPIAHMEGQFYAEEKTLAELDENEQVVFRYVDENGKVTDAANPNGSLENIAGIVNTSRNILGLMPHPERASESILGSDDGLRVFESMVDYISENF; encoded by the coding sequence ATGAAAATTGCCATACTTCAGTTCGGAGGCACAAACTGCGACCAGGACGTCCTGCATGTCCTTAAAGACGTTGTGGGTGTGGACGCCGAGACTGTCTGGTACAAACAGGAAGATCTGACAGGTTTTGACGGAGTCGTCGTCCCTGGAGGCTTCTCCTATGGGGACTATCTCAGGGCAGGAGCAATTGCAGCCCGCACTCCAATAATGAACTCAGTAAAAAAACTTGCAGCCGAAGGCAAGCCTGTGCTTGGAATCTGCAACGGCTTCCAGATTCTTACCGAAGCCCGGGTGCTTGAAGGAGCTCTGACAACTAACGAGTACCCGAAATTCCGTTGCCACTGGACTAACCTCAGGGTAGAGACCGTTGATACGCCTTTCACCTCGAAGTTCAGGAAAGGCGAGGTTATCAGAATGCCTATTGCCCATATGGAAGGTCAGTTCTATGCCGAAGAGAAAACTCTGGCCGAGCTTGACGAAAACGAGCAGGTTGTCTTCCGTTATGTGGATGAAAACGGAAAAGTAACGGATGCAGCTAATCCTAATGGTTCCCTAGAAAATATTGCAGGAATTGTAAACACTTCAAGAAATATCTTAGGTCTCATGCCCCATCCAGAGAGAGCCTCCGAGTCAATCCTGGGCTCAGACGATGGTCTGCGGGTTTTCGAGTCCATGGTGGATTATATCTCTGAGAATTTCTAA
- a CDS encoding right-handed parallel beta-helix repeat-containing protein yields the protein MKGKSIQKICIIFLLVLGATATQASAAAFTVGINGGENYTSIQEAVNNSQNGDTIVVSPGIYIENVNVTKELAIVSKTDVSGDRANRTYVIGAIPANDVFSIKSNNVKITGFHIMGGPSGIDAYKEVGIYLEGVQGCSLSNNTLMLNDVGIGLENSQGNFLDNNQICLGSTGIILSRSNENKLSNNLVETNDEGILLDNSTNNTLMNNTAKSNDIGLLLGTSRTNMLENNSISKNSYGVVLENMAESNTLTNNSLSMNGLGIYLRGATSNMIFLNKFFNFINAVDEGTNSWNSSSAGNKWKDYNGTDADGNGIGDTPYVVNQTTGSIDYMPLANNVSSNNQ from the coding sequence ATGAAAGGGAAATCAATCCAAAAAATCTGTATAATCTTTCTTCTTGTGCTAGGTGCAACAGCTACCCAGGCAAGTGCTGCGGCTTTTACCGTAGGAATTAACGGGGGAGAAAATTATACTTCGATTCAAGAGGCTGTCAATAATTCACAGAACGGGGATACGATTGTTGTAAGCCCTGGCATATACATAGAAAATGTAAATGTAACTAAAGAACTTGCAATTGTCTCAAAAACTGATGTTTCGGGCGACAGAGCGAACCGTACCTATGTAATAGGCGCAATCCCGGCAAATGACGTCTTCAGTATTAAATCAAATAATGTGAAAATAACCGGTTTCCATATTATGGGAGGTCCTTCAGGAATTGATGCTTATAAGGAAGTAGGGATTTACCTTGAAGGCGTTCAGGGCTGTTCCTTAAGTAACAATACCCTGATGTTAAATGATGTCGGCATTGGCCTCGAAAATTCTCAAGGCAATTTCCTTGACAACAATCAGATATGTCTTGGCTCGACAGGAATCATTCTTTCCAGATCAAACGAAAACAAGTTGTCAAACAACCTGGTAGAGACAAATGACGAGGGAATCCTGCTGGATAACTCTACTAACAATACTCTCATGAATAACACTGCAAAATCAAACGATATAGGACTCCTGCTTGGCACTTCAAGAACTAACATGCTTGAAAACAATTCCATTTCAAAAAACAGTTATGGAGTAGTACTTGAAAATATGGCAGAATCTAATACTCTGACTAATAACAGCCTTTCCATGAATGGCCTTGGAATATATCTTAGAGGGGCTACCAGTAATATGATTTTCCTCAATAAATTCTTCAACTTCATCAATGCAGTGGATGAAGGAACGAATTCCTGGAACAGCAGTTCAGCAGGCAATAAGTGGAAAGATTATAACGGAACAGATGCTGACGGAAACGGTATAGGTGACACTCCTTATGTTGTTAACCAGACAACTGGAAGCATAGACTACATGCCTCTGGCAAATAACGTTTCCTCAAATAATCAATGA
- a CDS encoding MarR family transcriptional regulator has protein sequence MDSMEKIFGKTAQMTVLKNLIENQDEPTYLSGIAEETGLSHSSVSRVITPLVLSGIVQEKPLGKQIRTFQLNMDNEATSVIIDFYSKINQMLN, from the coding sequence ATGGATTCAATGGAAAAAATATTTGGAAAAACCGCACAGATGACAGTTCTTAAGAACTTGATAGAAAACCAGGACGAGCCAACCTATCTTTCAGGGATAGCTGAAGAAACTGGCCTGTCTCATTCCAGCGTATCAAGGGTTATCACACCTCTGGTTCTTTCAGGCATTGTTCAGGAAAAACCCCTGGGTAAGCAAATCCGAACTTTTCAGCTGAATATGGACAATGAGGCAACTAGTGTTATTATAGATTTTTACAGCAAAATTAATCAGATGCTGAACTAA
- a CDS encoding thioredoxin family protein: MNKSVILLILLAAVILTAGCINSKANVTSPQEAQENSTNSQENSTVLEITQLDQINTSLEKGPVLLKLGAEWCEECQELNPVLAQVATDYAGRATVVTVDIDKSPTLADYFGIYVIPDSSVIVGIENGTYVYMQQDGNVTTERSTARILKIEGKEVYENVLDLALQNEKS, from the coding sequence ATGAATAAATCAGTTATACTATTGATTCTCCTTGCGGCTGTAATCTTAACAGCTGGCTGTATTAATAGCAAGGCAAATGTCACGAGTCCTCAGGAAGCACAGGAAAATTCTACAAATTCTCAGGAAAACAGTACTGTTTTAGAGATTACCCAACTGGATCAGATAAACACATCTCTCGAAAAAGGGCCAGTTCTTTTGAAACTCGGAGCTGAGTGGTGTGAAGAGTGTCAGGAGTTAAATCCTGTTTTGGCTCAGGTTGCAACAGATTATGCAGGCAGAGCCACAGTCGTGACTGTAGATATAGACAAGAGTCCGACACTTGCTGATTATTTTGGAATATATGTAATCCCTGACTCTTCTGTAATCGTGGGCATTGAAAACGGGACATATGTTTATATGCAGCAAGATGGGAACGTTACCACTGAAAGGTCAACGGCCAGGATTTTAAAAATAGAGGGTAAAGAAGTATACGAAAATGTTCTGGATCTAGCTCTCCAGAACGAAAAAAGTTAA
- a CDS encoding CRISPR-associated endonuclease Cas3'' — protein MYKKEHSEITMYYAHSTDRQDKSDWQPLKVHLENVADIASGFSREFNAEQFGYASGLLHDIGKYSPEFQRRLDGVKIRVDHSTAGAQEARKLYGIFQSRILEYIITGHHGGLLNYGTKECGLDERLSRPILSDYSAYKSEILVPDLNKVRPSLTPINNKIGFAISFYTRMLFSCLVDADFLDTERFISPDKSYFRGQHESFDKLFTKFDNYMKTKLSTAAENSINRYRREIYEQCIEKAELPPQMFSLTVPTGGGKTLSSMAFALNHLKKHNLNRILYVIPYTSIIEQNADIFREIFGNKNVLEHHSNYDPKNEKSENTDVAQEKLKLSSENWDIPIIVTTNVQFFESLFSNRVSRCRKLHNLAKSVIILDEAQMLPTSFLKPCLAALSELVVNYGSTVVICTATQPNLNELLDQRVKPVEIIHSPQELYEAFRRVHVADLGNISDSDLSARLKAHNQVLCIVNTRKHAQNLYEQLSKSDNCYHLSARLSAKLKAHKQVRCIVNTRRKHAQNLYGQLSKSNSCYHLSARMCPVQRRKKLKEIKDLLRKGAECRVVSTQLIEAGVDIDFPAVYRAMSGIDSVCQASGRCNREGKLASGEVYVFRSTEDYGKATHWQSRVAEIGSMVFDEWDDPLSLPAVDGYFEKLYSYEGDGLDKKRVLPAFEERLKDVAFPFEDVANVFNLIENDTRDIIIPYDEKARSIIKQIQQTGLPGKYIRNLQGYTVSIYVEEFKALEKSNAIFSIDDRFFVLKKLDDYYSEDTGLLNRKYNDEDLLLIA, from the coding sequence ATGTACAAAAAAGAGCACAGTGAAATAACTATGTACTATGCCCACTCTACAGACAGACAAGATAAGTCTGATTGGCAACCCCTAAAAGTTCATCTGGAAAATGTAGCAGATATTGCCTCAGGATTTTCTAGAGAATTCAATGCAGAACAATTTGGATATGCTTCGGGTTTACTGCATGATATTGGTAAATATTCCCCCGAATTTCAGAGACGTTTAGACGGAGTCAAGATCAGAGTCGATCATTCTACTGCAGGCGCACAAGAAGCTAGAAAACTCTACGGAATATTTCAAAGTCGTATTCTGGAATATATCATAACCGGGCATCATGGAGGCCTTCTCAATTATGGGACTAAAGAGTGTGGACTCGATGAACGCTTATCAAGGCCTATTTTATCTGATTACTCTGCATATAAAAGTGAAATTTTAGTTCCAGATCTGAACAAAGTTCGTCCCAGTCTTACACCTATCAACAATAAGATAGGATTTGCAATTTCGTTTTATACCCGTATGCTCTTCTCATGCCTGGTTGATGCTGATTTTCTTGATACAGAACGATTTATTTCACCTGACAAATCTTATTTCAGAGGACAGCATGAGTCGTTCGATAAGCTTTTCACAAAATTTGATAACTACATGAAAACCAAACTTTCAACAGCTGCAGAAAATTCGATTAATAGATATCGAAGAGAAATCTATGAACAATGTATAGAGAAAGCCGAATTACCTCCACAGATGTTTTCTTTGACTGTTCCTACAGGTGGAGGGAAAACTCTCTCATCAATGGCATTTGCCCTGAACCATTTGAAAAAGCATAATTTGAACAGAATTCTCTATGTTATACCATATACAAGCATTATAGAACAGAACGCAGATATATTCCGCGAAATTTTTGGAAACAAAAACGTGCTTGAACACCATAGCAACTACGATCCGAAAAATGAAAAATCTGAAAATACTGATGTTGCACAGGAGAAATTGAAACTTTCATCTGAAAACTGGGATATTCCTATTATTGTTACAACCAATGTCCAGTTTTTTGAATCTCTTTTTTCCAATAGAGTTTCTCGATGTCGTAAGCTGCATAATCTTGCAAAGAGTGTAATAATTCTTGATGAAGCCCAAATGCTACCTACGAGCTTTTTAAAACCATGTCTTGCAGCTCTTTCTGAACTGGTAGTCAATTATGGATCAACGGTCGTTATATGTACGGCTACTCAGCCTAATCTCAATGAGCTTCTGGACCAGCGCGTAAAGCCTGTTGAGATTATACACTCACCTCAGGAGCTGTACGAAGCTTTCAGGCGAGTTCATGTAGCAGATTTGGGAAATATATCCGACAGTGACCTTTCAGCCAGGCTAAAAGCACATAACCAAGTTTTGTGTATTGTTAATACTCGTAAACACGCACAAAATCTGTATGAGCAACTTTCTAAATCAGATAACTGTTATCACCTGAGTGCAAGACTTTCAGCTAAGTTAAAAGCGCATAAACAAGTTCGGTGTATCGTTAACACACGACGTAAACATGCACAGAATCTGTATGGACAACTTTCTAAATCAAATAGTTGTTATCACCTGAGTGCAAGAATGTGTCCGGTTCAGAGGAGAAAGAAACTGAAAGAGATCAAAGATTTACTGAGAAAAGGGGCTGAATGCCGGGTTGTTTCCACCCAACTGATAGAAGCTGGAGTTGATATTGATTTTCCCGCTGTGTATCGGGCAATGTCTGGAATTGATTCTGTCTGTCAGGCTTCTGGGAGATGTAACCGCGAAGGAAAATTGGCTTCTGGAGAAGTTTATGTTTTTCGATCTACTGAAGATTATGGAAAGGCAACGCACTGGCAGAGCCGGGTTGCTGAGATTGGAAGCATGGTCTTTGATGAATGGGATGACCCGTTATCGCTCCCGGCTGTGGATGGATATTTTGAGAAACTTTATTCATATGAAGGCGACGGACTTGATAAAAAGAGAGTTCTGCCCGCTTTTGAAGAGAGACTGAAGGATGTTGCATTTCCGTTTGAGGATGTAGCCAATGTATTCAACCTTATTGAGAATGATACGCGAGATATCATTATTCCTTATGATGAGAAAGCCAGATCCATTATCAAACAGATTCAACAGACTGGATTGCCTGGGAAGTACATTCGAAATCTACAGGGATATACAGTAAGCATTTATGTAGAAGAGTTCAAGGCACTCGAAAAAAGCAATGCGATCTTTTCGATAGATGATAGATTTTTTGTTTTGAAGAAATTGGATGACTATTATTCTGAAGATACTGGACTTTTAAACCGAAAATATAATGATGAAGACTTATTGCTGATTGCTTAA
- the rnhB gene encoding ribonuclease HII encodes MMIAGIDEAGKGPVIGPMCIGGVKIEESRAHILKVLGVADSKKLTPKKREQLATQIKKHADGFFVLEVSPSQIDELRKIMTMNEIMVVCFSKVLEQLKPDLLYADAADVNAERFGANLRRQYAKTSPDHAKEIDIISMHQADAIYPVVSAASIIAKVRRDELIEELKKEWGLDFGSGYPSDPKTKEFLLNWGKEHSGEFPEIVRQSWQTVENIREELKKAELK; translated from the coding sequence ATGATGATCGCAGGAATTGATGAAGCCGGAAAAGGCCCTGTAATCGGGCCCATGTGCATAGGAGGCGTAAAAATTGAAGAGTCCAGAGCCCATATCCTTAAAGTCCTGGGAGTCGCAGATTCCAAGAAACTGACACCAAAAAAAAGGGAACAGCTCGCAACTCAGATTAAAAAACATGCAGATGGCTTTTTTGTTCTTGAGGTCAGCCCTTCCCAGATTGACGAACTCCGCAAGATCATGACAATGAATGAAATCATGGTGGTCTGTTTTTCAAAAGTGCTTGAACAGCTAAAACCTGACCTCCTATATGCCGATGCTGCTGATGTCAATGCAGAGCGTTTTGGAGCCAACCTCCGCAGGCAGTACGCAAAAACCAGCCCTGACCACGCAAAGGAAATAGATATAATTTCCATGCATCAGGCCGATGCTATTTATCCTGTTGTCTCGGCAGCCTCTATTATTGCAAAGGTGCGCAGGGATGAGCTTATCGAAGAGCTTAAGAAAGAATGGGGCCTCGACTTCGGCAGCGGTTACCCCTCAGACCCGAAGACAAAAGAATTCCTGTTGAACTGGGGAAAAGAGCACTCCGGGGAGTTCCCTGAAATAGTCAGGCAGTCCTGGCAGACTGTAGAAAATATCAGGGAAGAACTGAAAAAAGCCGAACTGAAGTGA
- a CDS encoding radical SAM protein: protein MQCNVCEVRCEIDKHSMGRCGTYVSTGNTVIQYPDMGYLGALPVSIEAVPLLHFYPSGKFLQVFSTGCNFQCPGCMARMPASSRPSVQQASLRPSKIVEKALQQECLGVISAINDPVANYYLFRDLAVQAQEKSLLVGCSTNCYFTSETLEEFGQLVNFVNVGIKGYSDRSYRNCGVNSSAPVFRNISRLFDMGVHVETSVVYSKGNEDDVIKVAEAVSEISSNIPLHVMRFLPFGYAPIELEPSVGDAEKICSGLRRYLDFIYLFNSPGTELLNTYCPECGSLLIEREFHRPFGSRLVKPWVSHTCSCGGSIPVQGKASTESFNETGFMDSYSISQDFSMVHAVLTCLGVRDDYKLMDVWGEDKLMDVWSKVSDSKTLTQIHNMIRQPYSYLEFIRFIAEIANMPEKGEELVSFIHKRLKIVQNLSAGKSSYNVYYCMGSPLFALNAGRMENNLVTFSGGVSINKQLQKEGKLGVNVSPSFINKHNPGVIFVSGFLSRPLDEFYALCQKYGIHADAVTQHRVYEIPPSWDFGSPRWILGLLYIADKLHPGKLGVDLRKEADDFYLQFYGMRFKEARPNRSFHRPSSGIWPHTQTLYNDLKIEIPKQGSTKNFGNEIIQPFNILPASKIKLKG from the coding sequence ATGCAATGCAATGTATGCGAAGTCAGGTGCGAAATCGATAAGCATAGTATGGGCAGATGTGGCACTTATGTAAGCACTGGCAATACTGTAATCCAGTACCCTGATATGGGATATCTGGGAGCACTTCCGGTTTCAATAGAAGCAGTTCCTTTACTTCATTTCTATCCATCAGGCAAGTTCCTGCAAGTTTTCAGTACAGGATGTAATTTTCAGTGCCCTGGTTGTATGGCACGGATGCCAGCATCAAGTAGACCTTCGGTCCAGCAAGCCTCACTCAGGCCGTCCAAGATAGTAGAAAAGGCCTTACAACAGGAGTGTCTGGGCGTAATTTCAGCAATAAATGATCCTGTTGCTAATTACTATCTTTTCAGGGACCTTGCAGTACAGGCACAGGAAAAAAGTTTACTTGTAGGTTGTTCAACCAATTGTTATTTCACAAGTGAGACTTTAGAAGAGTTTGGACAGCTCGTTAACTTTGTAAACGTGGGAATTAAAGGTTATTCTGACAGGAGTTATAGAAATTGTGGAGTTAATTCATCAGCTCCTGTTTTTCGCAACATCTCCAGACTTTTTGACATGGGAGTACATGTTGAAACTTCAGTCGTTTATTCAAAGGGAAATGAGGATGATGTTATAAAAGTCGCAGAGGCAGTGTCTGAGATTTCTTCTAATATTCCGTTGCATGTCATGAGATTCCTTCCCTTTGGCTATGCTCCAATAGAACTGGAACCATCAGTGGGAGACGCAGAAAAAATATGTTCCGGCTTGCGCAGATATCTGGATTTTATCTACCTCTTCAATTCGCCAGGCACGGAACTATTAAACACATACTGTCCCGAATGTGGCAGTCTCCTGATAGAGCGGGAATTTCACAGGCCTTTTGGCTCCAGGCTTGTGAAACCATGGGTGAGTCACACATGTAGCTGCGGTGGCAGCATTCCAGTTCAGGGAAAAGCTTCCACTGAAAGTTTCAATGAAACAGGTTTCATGGACAGTTACAGTATAAGTCAGGATTTCAGTATGGTTCATGCAGTACTTACATGTCTGGGAGTACGGGATGATTATAAATTAATGGATGTCTGGGGTGAGGATAAATTAATGGATGTCTGGAGTAAGGTCTCAGACTCCAAAACCCTTACGCAAATACATAATATGATACGTCAGCCATATTCTTATCTTGAGTTCATCAGATTTATTGCTGAAATAGCTAATATGCCGGAAAAAGGAGAAGAACTTGTTTCTTTCATTCATAAGCGATTGAAAATTGTCCAGAATCTTTCAGCAGGAAAAAGCAGTTATAATGTGTATTACTGCATGGGATCTCCGCTCTTTGCCCTGAATGCCGGCAGAATGGAAAATAACCTTGTGACATTTTCCGGTGGTGTGAGTATCAATAAGCAGCTTCAAAAGGAAGGTAAACTGGGTGTAAATGTTTCCCCTTCCTTCATCAATAAGCACAATCCCGGGGTTATTTTTGTCTCCGGTTTCCTTTCTCGCCCTCTCGATGAGTTCTATGCTCTGTGCCAGAAATATGGAATACATGCCGATGCTGTGACACAGCATCGTGTCTATGAAATTCCGCCTTCCTGGGATTTCGGAAGCCCTCGCTGGATATTGGGATTATTGTATATAGCAGACAAGCTGCATCCCGGAAAACTTGGAGTTGACCTGAGAAAGGAAGCAGATGATTTTTATTTGCAGTTTTATGGTATGCGGTTTAAGGAAGCAAGACCTAACAGGTCTTTCCACAGGCCTTCCTCTGGCATTTGGCCACACACGCAAACACTGTATAATGACCTCAAAATAGAGATTCCAAAGCAGGGCTCTACTAAAAATTTCGGCAATGAGATTATTCAACCTTTTAACATCCTGCCAGCTTCTAAAATCAAGCTCAAAGGATGA
- the purS gene encoding phosphoribosylformylglycinamidine synthase subunit PurS, with amino-acid sequence MQYQATVRIEQKAGMLDPEGTTAKRALGQLGYQVSSVKTAKLYEIVLEAESAEIANQKVDEMCQKLIANPIIHNYTIELKELN; translated from the coding sequence ATGCAGTACCAGGCAACAGTTAGAATTGAACAGAAAGCAGGTATGCTTGACCCTGAAGGCACTACCGCAAAAAGGGCTCTCGGACAACTTGGCTATCAGGTCAGCAGCGTAAAGACCGCAAAGCTGTATGAAATCGTGCTTGAGGCCGAGTCTGCCGAGATTGCAAACCAGAAAGTTGATGAGATGTGCCAGAAACTAATTGCAAACCCAATTATCCATAATTATACAATCGAGCTCAAGGAACTTAACTGA
- the cas5c gene encoding type I-C CRISPR-associated protein Cas5c, producing MGFGIKLKVWGDYACFTRPEMKVERVSYDVITPSAARGILEAIYWKPAIFWKIDRIHVLNPIKFDNIRRNERPGKILAGNVKAAFKGNDVALYQDSTEDTVQRASLVLRDVCYVIEAHFEMTDHAGPDDTVEKHYNIALRRMRKGQCFHHPYFGCREFPVQFELIENEVPVSYYYGKKEGKKDLGFMLYDIDFSDKMKAVFFRACMVDGVIDVQKCLSSGGVS from the coding sequence ATGGGATTTGGAATCAAATTGAAAGTATGGGGAGATTATGCCTGCTTTACACGACCTGAAATGAAAGTTGAACGTGTAAGTTATGATGTCATAACTCCCTCAGCAGCGCGAGGTATTCTTGAAGCAATTTACTGGAAGCCTGCGATTTTCTGGAAAATTGATAGAATTCACGTTTTGAACCCGATAAAGTTTGACAACATCCGCAGAAACGAAAGGCCGGGAAAAATACTTGCAGGTAACGTGAAAGCTGCATTCAAAGGAAATGATGTTGCCCTTTATCAGGACTCCACCGAGGATACTGTTCAAAGGGCTTCCCTTGTTTTGCGTGACGTCTGCTATGTTATTGAGGCTCATTTTGAGATGACAGACCATGCAGGTCCCGACGATACAGTCGAAAAACACTACAATATCGCACTTAGACGGATGCGAAAAGGACAATGTTTTCATCACCCTTATTTTGGCTGTCGTGAGTTTCCGGTTCAGTTTGAGTTAATTGAGAATGAAGTTCCCGTGTCTTATTATTATGGAAAAAAAGAAGGAAAAAAAGATCTTGGGTTCATGCTTTATGATATTGACTTTTCTGACAAGATGAAAGCCGTCTTTTTCCGCGCCTGTATGGTGGACGGAGTTATTGATGTTCAGAAATGTCTGTCTAGCGGGGGAGTCTCATGA
- the ilvD gene encoding dihydroxy-acid dehydratase, translated as MRSDIIKEGPERAPNRSLLKATGVTDSEMRKPFIAVVNSWNDIIPGHMHLKKLAEAVKAGIRNAGGVPFEFHTIGVCDGIAMGHEGMKYSLPSREIIEDTIELMVKAHQFDGMVLIPTCDKIVPGHLMAAGRLDIPAIVVTGGPMLPGYIDDGHKDFISVSEGVGAHRVGKISDDDLKRLENFACNGAGSCAGMFTANTMACMTEALGLSLPGCATAHAVDAKKVRIAKESGERIVEMVKENLTPRKLVTFKSFENAIMVDMAVGGSTNTTLHLPALAHEFGLNLPLEKFDELSRATPHLISLRPGGSNFMLHFDRAGGVQAIMQRLSPKLHLEQRTVNGKTIGENLKELDIVNPKLNKEIIGTLENPIHAQGGIAVLKGSLAPGGSVVKQAAVDPGMHVHTGPARVYDGEKAAMENILAGNVKPGDVVIIRYEGPKGGPGMREMLAATAALGGMGLLESVALITDGRFSGGTRGPCIGHVSPEAIEGGSIALVKDGDMIEINIPERALNLKISDEELKQRKAAFVPPKTEITGYLARYQRSVHSANTGGIVD; from the coding sequence ATGAGAAGCGATATCATCAAAGAAGGACCGGAAAGAGCCCCCAATCGCTCACTTTTAAAAGCGACCGGAGTCACAGATTCCGAGATGAGAAAGCCGTTTATCGCAGTTGTCAATTCCTGGAATGATATAATTCCTGGCCATATGCACTTGAAAAAACTTGCTGAGGCTGTAAAAGCCGGAATCAGAAATGCGGGGGGAGTTCCTTTTGAGTTCCATACCATAGGAGTCTGCGATGGAATCGCAATGGGACACGAGGGTATGAAATATTCCCTTCCTAGCAGAGAAATTATTGAGGATACAATTGAACTGATGGTTAAAGCTCATCAGTTTGACGGTATGGTCCTCATTCCCACATGTGACAAGATTGTGCCAGGTCACCTTATGGCAGCAGGCAGGCTTGATATCCCTGCAATTGTTGTAACCGGAGGGCCTATGCTCCCCGGATACATAGATGACGGTCACAAAGATTTCATCTCAGTCTCCGAAGGAGTCGGGGCTCATAGAGTAGGCAAGATTTCAGACGACGACCTTAAAAGGCTTGAAAATTTTGCATGTAATGGAGCGGGGTCCTGTGCAGGGATGTTTACAGCAAATACTATGGCGTGTATGACTGAAGCGCTTGGCCTGAGCCTTCCAGGCTGTGCAACTGCCCATGCAGTGGATGCAAAAAAGGTCCGAATTGCCAAGGAATCCGGTGAACGTATCGTCGAAATGGTTAAAGAGAACCTGACTCCCAGAAAGCTTGTCACTTTTAAATCTTTTGAAAACGCGATAATGGTAGACATGGCAGTCGGAGGGAGCACAAATACCACTCTGCACCTTCCTGCCCTTGCCCATGAATTCGGGCTGAATCTCCCTCTTGAGAAATTTGATGAACTTAGCCGGGCAACTCCTCATCTGATCTCACTTCGTCCTGGAGGGTCAAACTTCATGTTGCACTTTGACAGAGCAGGTGGAGTTCAGGCAATTATGCAGAGGCTTTCCCCTAAGCTGCATCTGGAACAACGTACTGTTAACGGCAAGACTATCGGGGAGAATCTGAAAGAACTGGACATTGTTAATCCGAAGCTTAATAAAGAAATTATTGGAACTCTTGAAAATCCAATTCATGCTCAGGGAGGAATTGCAGTCCTGAAAGGCAGTCTTGCCCCTGGAGGCTCGGTTGTAAAACAGGCTGCAGTTGATCCAGGGATGCATGTTCATACAGGCCCTGCGCGGGTTTATGACGGTGAAAAAGCTGCTATGGAAAATATCCTTGCAGGCAATGTGAAACCTGGAGACGTTGTTATCATACGATACGAAGGTCCGAAAGGCGGCCCTGGAATGCGGGAAATGCTTGCAGCTACAGCCGCACTTGGAGGTATGGGACTGCTGGAATCTGTGGCTCTGATAACTGACGGACGCTTTTCCGGAGGTACTCGTGGGCCCTGCATAGGGCATGTCTCCCCTGAGGCTATTGAAGGAGGGTCAATTGCTCTTGTAAAAGATGGGGACATGATCGAAATCAATATTCCTGAAAGAGCCCTGAACCTGAAAATTTCAGACGAAGAACTTAAGCAGAGGAAAGCTGCCTTTGTGCCTCCGAAAACCGAGATCACAGGTTACCTTGCCAGGTACCAGCGCTCAGTCCATTCCGCAAACACAGGCGGGATAGTTGACTAA